A window of Schistocerca serialis cubense isolate TAMUIC-IGC-003099 chromosome 1, iqSchSeri2.2, whole genome shotgun sequence genomic DNA:
CTCTGACGGTAAAGCATCTGTCCACTTATATTGGATAACTTGAGACCCATGTGACCACACTGTTCAGCTAAGCGCTCTTGTGCCTGCTTCACTTGTGCCTCCTTTAATCTCAATAACTGTTCTTTCTGAAGTGCAAGTGATTCCTCTAGGTTTAACGCCTTAACATCATTATAAACTGGGGGTGGAGGTGTGGCTGCAGTGACTTCCCAATGGGGTCTAGTTTTTTGTATCTGGGGCTTCTCTTCCTTATCTGCAGATTTCTTTGACATATTTGGTTTGAAACGTTCTTGTTTTTCTGTGTCAGGCTTTTCCACCTTGTGAATGACACTTTTTACATAGGGTACTTCTCCAAACTCTCTTGCAACTTGGCTGGCTGTTAGATTTCTTTCTTGCTTTTCCTGGCTTTGAAATTCCGAGTCTTCTGAAGATGAAATATTCTTCCTTCGTGTTTCATCTTGGCTTACTTTCTTTTGACCATTAACATTTAAACTGGGACTGCCTGACCATTCCACATCATCACTTCCAATTTTCATGTCAGCAAGAACACTGGTAACTTCTTCAGCTTCATTCCTGTTTGCCTGCTCTTCTTTCAAAGCacttaaaaatttttgtattttttctcctTTATCGGGTAACTTGCTAAGGAAAggcctggaagttggagttggaggtttgagcgaaacctctcaaatctgtgggttcaaaccacttctgcgcagacaagttggagcgtgtggacaggagatcgccgcaaatctgttAGACCACGGGTTACAAGCTCATTGTCAGGTTAACAGCTCTGTTGTTTCTCCCAGCTGTCTACTGTGGATAATTGGTTTttttgtgtgtagggggggggggggggggaggttggagaATTTTCCGATTGATTTGAATTGTCCCTGCACGAAATGTTCTCCTGTATCATCTGCACCTAACATCTTCAATAATTTGTCGAATGTATTCCAATTCTGACAACAATTATCTCTACATCTCCCTCGAGTACAACGGAGGTTATTCCTCTAAATCTTAACAAGTCATAATACTCTGTCAAAATAAGGAAGATTTGTAACACCTGTTAATTGGAACGAACAGCCTAATGAGTGCACACTACGGTAACCCGAAAAGACTATAGTAATGAAGAGCAGCAGAAATAAACTTAACGATGGACATAATTTCAATCTTTTGGACCGTGaagtagacgaaatgaaggaaACCTGCTGTCTTAGAAGAAATATATAAGGACAAAGCAAAGAAGACATAATTCTTATGCGACATCTTAAATGTCGCCGGTGCGCGTCCGGCTAAAGGAAAACTTCGCACTAAGTGGAGAGTAGGTAAGCAGCGTGGAGCTCTTCCACACTTGGTCATTCAAATAGACAAAAGCTCGTAGCCTGGGGTGAAATATGTATAAGACAGGGTGTCTCACAATTTCTATTGCAAAACTTCTAGAGATTTTGaagggacttagtagataaagttttgataaggaacacaTATCCAGAAATGTAACGTTTGGGTGAAGGGTCAGTTTGAAAATCGGATTAGTTTCACATCTCccggtaaggccggtattacactatcaaatttctttgtcaaagatttgatcaaagatgtgatcaaatattccgtcaaatatatttgacaaagatctttgacgtagcgctagaaggggtattacactgtcatcaaatatttCGTCAAAGTTCAATATGGCTGACAACAGCTTGTTATTAacagcagcagttgcacgtaccgcaattgcattgtgtgcacatgcggaaaagaagtgggggaaaaaaagtaACCATACaaacgaggttgacagtcttaaattcctggggtTACAACTTGATAATTaactcagttgggaggagcacaccacagaactgcagaaaggccttaacaaatctgtgtttgcaattcgagtgttagcggacacaggcaacataaaaatgaaaaagcttgcatactttgcctactttcattccataatgtcatatgggataatattttggggtaaatcttgaagtcaaacaaaagttttcagactccaaaagcgtgtaatacgtattatttgtggagtaaattcgcggacgtcctgcagaaacctcttcaaagaactgggtatactaactactgcctctcagtatatttacttcttaatgaaatttgtcgtaaataatatatctctttttccaacaaacaactcagttcatacatacaataccaggaacaaaaatgatctgcagaaggacttaaaagcacttactttagttcaaaaaggggtccactactcaggaacactcatcttcaataatttgctagCAAACAtagaaaatttagttagaaataaagatcagttcaaaaggagcctgaaagatttactactggccaactcctactccattggcgaaatttttaatagaaacaaatgatgtatttattcatactattagcatgaaccatggatcttgccgttggtggggaggcttgtgtgcctcagcgatacagatagccgttctgtaggtgcaaccacaacggaggggtatctgttgagaggctagacaaacgtgtggtgcctgaagaggggcagcagccttttcagtagttgcaggggcaacagtctggatgattgactgatctggccttgtaacaataaccaaaacggccttgctgtgctggtactgcgaacggctgaaagcaaggggaaactacagccgtaatttttcccgagggcatgcagctttactgcatgattaaatgatgatggcgtcctcttgggtaaaatattccggaggtaaaatagtcccccattcggatctccgggcggggactactcaagaggatgtcattatcaggagaaagaaaactggcgttctacggatcggagcgtggaatgtcagatcccttaatcgggcaggtaggttagaaaatttaaaaagggaaatggataggttgaagttagatatagtgggaattagtgaagttcggtggcaggaggaacaagacttctggtcaggtgactacagggttataaacacaaaatcatacaggggtaatgcaggagtaggtttaataatgaataggaaaataggaatgagggtaagctactacaaacagcatagtgaacgcattattgtggccaagatagatacgaagcccacacctactacagtagtacaagtttatatgacaactagctctgcagatgacgaagaaattgaagaaatgtatgatgaaataaaagaaattattcagattgtgaagggagacgaaaatttaatagtcatgggtgactggaattcgagtgtaggaaaagggagagaaggaaacatagaaggtgaatttggattggggctaagaaacgaaagaggaagccgcctggtagaattttgcacagagcacaacataatcatagctaacacttggtttaagaatcatgaaagaaggttgtgtacatggaagaaccctggagatactaaaaggtatcagatagattatataatggtaagacagagatttaggaaccaggttttaaattgtaagacatatccaggggcagatgtggactctgaccacaatctattggttatgacctgtagattaaaactgaagaaactccaaaaaggtgggaatttaaggagatgggacctggataaactgaactgaggttgtacagagtttcagggagagcataagggaacaattgacaggaatgggggaaagaaatgcagtagaagaagaatgggcagctttgagggatgaagtagcgaaggcagcagaggatcaagtaggttaaaggacgagggctcgtagaaatccttgggtaacagaagaaatattgaatttaattgatgaaaggagaaaatataaaaatgcagtaaatgaagcaggcaaaaaggaatacaaacgtctcaaaaatgagatcgacaggaagtgcaaaatagctaagcagggatggctagaggacaaatgtaaggacgtagaggcctttctcactaggggtaagatagatactgcctacaggaaaattaaagagacctttggagataagagaacgacttgtatgaatatcaagagctcagatggaaacacagttctaagcaaagaagggaaagcagaaaggtggaaggagtatatagagggtctatacaagggcgatgtacttgaggacaatattatggaaatggaagaggatgtagatgaagatgaaatgggagatatgatactgcgtgaagagtttgacagagcactgaaacacctgagtcgaaacaaggcccccggagtagacaacattccatttgaactactgacggccttgggagagccagtcctgacaaaactctaccatctggtgagcaagatgtatgaaacaggcgaaataccctcagacttcaagaagaatataataattccaatcccaaagaaagcaggtgttgacagatgtgaaaattacggaactatcagtttaataagtcacagttgcaaaatactaacacgaattctttacagacgaatggaaaaactagtagaagccaacctcggggaagatcactttggattccgtagaaacactggaacacgtgaggcaatactgaccttacgacttttcttagaagaaagattaaggaaaggcaaacctacgtttctagcatttatagacttagagaaagcttttgacaatgttgactggaatactctctttcaaattctgaaggtggcaggggtaaaatagagggagcgaaaggctatttacaatttgtacagaaaccagatggtagttataagagtcgagggccatgaaagggaagcggtggttgggaagggagtaagacggggttgtagcctctccccgatgttgttcaatctgtatattgagcaagcagtaaaggacacaaaagaaaaattcggagaaggtattaaaattcatggagaagaaataaaaactttgaggttcgccgatgacattgtaattctgtcagagacagcaaaggacttggaagagcagttgaatggaatggacagtgtcttgaaagtaggatataagatgaacatcaacaaaagcaaaacaaggataatggaatgtagtctaattaagtcgggtgatgctgagggaattagattaggaaatgagacacttaaagtagtaaaggagttttgctatttgaggagcaaaataactgatgatggtcgaagtagagaggatataaaatgtagactggcaatggcaaggaaatcgtttctgaagaagagaaatttgttaacatcgagtatagatttaagtgtcaggaagtcatttctgaaagtattcgtatggagtgtagccatgtatggaagtgaaacatggacgataaatagtttggacaagaagagaatagaagctttcgaaatgtggtgctacagaagaatgctgaagattagatgggtagatcacataactaatgaggaagtatttaataggattggagagaagagaagtttgtggcacaacttgtccagaagaagggatcggttggtaggacatcttctgaggcatcaagggatcaccaatttagtattggagggcagcgtggagggtaaaaatcgtagagggagaccaagagatgaatacactaagcagattcagaaggatgtaggttgcagtaggtactgggagatgaaaaagcttgcacaggatagagtagcatggagagctgcatcaaaccagtctcaggactgaagaccacaacaacaacagtattgttatttcagcttaaaaaaatcgacatgttccacatcctcgaggatctcctcagcacagatctatggaacgaaaaactaatctaatttgggtgaagccgtgggttttacgacgacacgataaaagcattcaacaaaacttgttacgtgagcttacactGGAAgacatcaagtcgtacatcaattacttaagaatggatgagcatacatttctgtatgtgctcaatgaagtgtatcctcatatcacaaagcacaatattcgcttgagaactgctacatcttcagaagacaggctcactgtaacactccgattccttgctacaggagagggttatgttatgttatgttaggttaggttaggttaggtcaggttaggtcaggtcaggtccccaatcttcttaatctatttttgtattcagggtgcctcacgctgTAAAGCGCCttatcagcttcagacatctctattaattttgtagttgtcggcacacacctattgtatttaccggcaatggttataaaaacgctacagacgacagaacgctgcaatgatgctagcgctccatgtggtaacatgtcacattgcagtgaacagaagacaagcgatttctttgatcaaatgtacagcgaggccctagatttgatcaaatattggacgacatttgacaaagtccctattacactatcaaatatctttgacaaagatattggacaaagaaatttgatagtgtaataccggcctaagcagaTAGCGGATACAATGTATGACCTCAGCGGGAGCACACTCCATGGTCAGTGTTTCGAGTATCATTTACCGGGTACTCTTGTACGTAGGACGTCCTCTTGCATGTCgagagtgcagtggagcaccacacCGAACACTCCTAGCAGCGGACGTAACAGTTTTTCGCTGCCGTTGTTGTAATCGGACAAAGGTGTCACGTGATACCGTAATTACAACAGCTACTGACGCCGGCtacctcttctcagtttgtgtgcgtaccgtgaagtaGACGATTTGAAAGTTATGGAAACGGCACATTTCCGGGCATGGATTCCTCTGCCAAAAATTTACTACATTTACTAAATTTTATTATGTCGCTTCTACAACGCCTAGATATCGATAATTGTAATTGTAAAACGCTCTGCGTACAGCATGAATTTTTATCCCTTGTTACCACAAGAGAAGAAAATCAAATTGCTCTTCCCCATCCCTCCTGAGACATGcaaaatttaaatgtttatttgactccACAAACAGTGGTCAAGTTACActcactaaaacaatgaaatttttaaaaggatATATAGCTAGTTTGGCCGCACTAGTTATGCAACCTTTCAAAAACGTCATGTTTTAGTGATTGTGATTTAACGACCGTTTGCGATGCCAAATAAACATGTAAATTTCATTCTGTCAAACTCCTTGATGGCAGTTACGTCGAAATACAAAAATGTGGGAAATTGGATTTACACGAAGTTCATTTCGCGCCACTCAACAGAACGAAAATACATCAGATCATCATTAAATCGAGGAAGTGATTTGCCTTTGTTATTAACAGACAATGCCTCTCAGTAGCTGTAATTCCGAGTGAAACCTTCTTGATATTACAGTCGATGTTGATTGACgtaattatatttacaaaaatttttctttcaaggTACTGTTGCACATTTTTGCAACAAAGATATCTATTTTACAGTCGCCTCAGGGTCACAGCCACCCtctgtttcatatatatatattcgagTCATCAGTCTGTTTCCATGCGGCCCTCCGCGAATTCCTCTCGAAaagatgaggatatggaggggcatgtcgccaacacagcg
This region includes:
- the LOC126421373 gene encoding DNA-directed RNA polymerase II subunit GRINL1A-like, with the translated sequence MSYQPIPSSGQVVPICGDLLPFLSKLPDKGEKIQKFLSALKEEQANRNEAEEVTSVLADMKIGSDDVEWSGSPSLNVNGQKKVSQDETRRKNISSSEDSEFQSQEKQERNLTASQVAREFGEVPYVKSVIHKVEKPDTEKQERFKPNMSKKSADKEEKPQIQKTRPHWEVTAATPPPPVYNDVKALNLEESLALQKEQLLRLKEAQVKQAQERLAEQCGHMGLKLSNISGQMLYRQRRESLSDSSNTDSGDEEKQAFEEEEEERENDVAVIVSLIDS